GTGTGCAGTGAATGGCTCTCTACAATCTCGCGTGTTTCGTTAAAGCCGTTTCCACCCGCAATCTTTACCCTCAACCAATTTGGTTTTCGATTTTCCATGAGTCGACAATTCGCTGGTAAGTCTTATTAAAAAACGCTAACGCAACTCTCCTTTATGCTGCATTGAGTCGAGTGCTATGGCGAAAAAGATGATGACGCCTCTTACTATGGTATAAAGAAAGGGAGACGCATTCATCATCGCCAATCCATTCATTATGGTCGTTATGAGAAGGATGCCAATTATCGCACCCGGGATTATATTCCCCTTGCCCCCGAATAGACTAGTTCCTCCGAGAACTGCGGCGGAGATGACAATGAATTCATTGCCTTCGCCGAAACCGGCAGCTACGCTTCCTATCTGTCCCGCCGACAATATGCCACCCAGAGCACCCAGCCCGCCGCATACCATGTAGGCGATGATGATGTTGCGGTTAACCTTGATTCCAGTGCGTTCCGCATTCCCGGGGGAATCGCCTATGGCTAGCAGGTGGCGGCCATAGGCCGTATGACGCAATACATAATCAAACACGATTAAGACCAGTATGAAAATGATCAGCACATAGGGAACCGGCCCCAATCGGCCATTCGACAATCCACCCAGCACGGATACATTGATGGAGGCAGAGCCGGAAAGTTTTAATCCCAAGCCCCTCAGGATGCTTCCAGTGGCCAGGGTCACAATAAAGGGGAGTATGCAAAACCGCGTCACCAACACCCCGTTGATGTATCCGACCGCACAACCCAGGGTCAGGACGATGCCGAGCACCAGACAGAGGCCTCTGGCATCGGCAAAATAGGCCTCCGGAATCAGGTGGGTGGTTGTAACCAGATAACCGACAAGAGTGGAAATAAAAAACATACTGCGCCCGACAGAGATGTCGATTCCCACAACCAGAAGCACGAAAACCATGCCGACTACAGCGATTCCCAATGGGGATGCTTGTTGCAGAATCAACAAAATATTGGCGATCGTCAGGAACCGGCTGTTGACCAAAGAAAAGGCGATCAGCAAAAGTACGAACACGACATAGATGCCATACCGCGTCAGTAAGGACAAATATTCGGAACCGTGTCGTCGTTTATTGGATTGCATGCGCTAATTATTTTCCAAGCAGGGCCAACTGCAGAATTTTCTCCCGGTCATATTCCGACTTCGGGATGTCACCGGTGACACGACCGTCTTTCATAACCAGTATACGGTCGCAGGTTCCAATGAGCTCTTCGATTTCAGACGATATGAACAACACGGCCGATCCGCTTTTCGCCAGGTCGATAATAATGGAATAAATCTCGAACTTCGCTCCGACGTCCACACCGCGGGTTGGTTCATCGAGTATAAATATTTTCGGGTCATTCATAACCCATTTCCCGAAAACCACCTTTTGCTGGTTCCCACCTGAAAGGCTGTTTGCCAACTGATGTCTATAATCCGATACTTTTATTTTAAGGTCCTTTATGGCCTTGAGATTATGTTTTTCCTTTTCCTTTACGTCGACTACCCCGATCCGATTCGACAGCCGGGACATCTTCACCAGGCTTAAGTTTTCGTCTATCGATTTGGTCATTAACAAACCCTCATGGTGCCGATCTTCGGTGATAAACGCCACATCTTGCTTGATACACACTTCGGGATTTAAATGAGAATGTTTTCGGGAATGGAGTGTGACTTCACCCTCATCCATTGGCTGCACCCCAAACAAAACCTTCGCAAGATCCGTTCGCCCAGCCCCCATCAATCCGTACAAGCCCACTATCTCACCTGCCTTGAGGCTGAGAGATACTCCCTTTACTTTATCGGCGCACCGGATGTTTTTCGCATCTAAAAGAACGGTGTCCTGAATTTCCTTTTCGATTGACGGAAAGACCTGGGTCATTTCACGGCCCACCATGCATTTAATAAGCTCGCTTTCGGAAAATTCAGTCGTCGCTTTGGTTTCGATGATCCGACCATCCCGCAACACGGTAATTCGATCACACAAGCGGAAAACATCTTCCAGGATATGCGAGATGTAGATGATGGAAATCCCCTTATCCTTCAGGTCATCGATGGTTTTAAAGAGATCCTCTTTTTCTCTCCTGGAAAGCGATGTCGTTGGTTCATCGAAAATCATGATCCGGGCATTTTTCATCAGGCCCTTTGAAATCTCCACCATCTGGCGGATTCCGGTAGGGAGGGATCGCACTTTTGTATCGGGCGTCACCGGCAAGGAAAACCGGTCCATGCACACTTCCGACAATCTTCGCATCTTTTTCCGGTCGATGGCCCCGACACGGTTTTTGGGAAAACAATCAATAAACAGGTTCTCCGCTACGGTTAAATTAGTAAACAGGTTCAACTCCTGGTGTATGAATGCGATACCCATTTCCGTGGCCACCAAAGGACTTCGGGGTGCATACGGTTCGCCGGCCAGCTCCATGCTCCCGGAATCCATGGGCAGCACTCCACCGATTATGTTCATCAGGGTTGATTTACCCGCTCCGTTTTCCCCTATCAGGCCCAGGACCTCTCCTTTCTTCAAATCAAAATTGAGTCCATGAAGCACTTGGACACCCGTGAAGCTTTTCCTCACATTTCTTATATTAAGTACGATGTCCGACATAGCATTCCTGCGTTTCTTAACTTACTCTTTTCCGATGGTTGAGCACATAGGATGACATGGCGGACACCACGACTAACACGCCAAGCACGATCATGATAGTGTACCAGCCAACTCCGAGAAGATTCATCGTATTGTTAAGCAGGGTGATAAACAAAACCCCGAGAAGCGTTTTATTCACACCTCCAAATCCTCCGGAGGTACTTGTTCCACCTACAATGACACTGGCTATGGTGGTGAGAAACATCTGATCGCCGAGAGAGGCCATACCCACCTGATTTCTTGCGGTTGCGATAATGCTTGCGATCCCTGCAAGAAGCCCGGAAATCACCATCAACATAATGATGGTTTTCTTCACCGGAATGCCCGAGATGAAGGAAGCCTTCGGATTGACCCCGATCGCAAATACGCGCTTTCCGAATATCGTACGATTCAACAGCCAGTTCGAAATGAGCCAGATGGAGAAGGCGATCAGAATAGGTACTAGAAAATATTTCCCTTCCCCTCCGAGCACAAAAAATGCCTCTGGCAATCCCGTTATGGAAGAGCTTTCACTAACCATACTCGCAAACTGAACCGCGAGCCCCAAGACGATCAGCTGCGTTGCCAGGGTTGCCACAAAGGAAGGCATTTTTAGTTTTACAACAGAGAAACCGTTTAACAAACCCACCAACACACCGATGCTCATCATAGCCAGAATGGCAATGGGTATGGACAGAGCCGGCTGCCCTGCCAGGGGAGACAAAGCCATAATATAAGCGCCAACAACACTTCCCAGGGCCAGGATGGATGTAACCGAAAAATCAATCCCGCCATTGAGCACCACAAAGGTTAGCCCGCAGGAGATGATTAACAGATCCGCTGATTGCAGCAGGTAATTCTTAAGATTATACACCGAGAAGAAGTGGGGCACAAAGAAGATCGCCAGAACAAAAGACACGATAAGCAGCGGCAATATCGGCATATCCCGAAACAAGCCTGATAAATGATTTTTCAATCTAGGAGTCGTAACTTTCATTCAGATTGCGGGCTTCAATACAGGTGCCGGGACACAGTCCCTCCATTAAATGGATTACTACTTAAGCAGAGAGTAACTCCAGACCGTGGGCGCGGCCTCTTTAAAGTTATCAATCGTTACTATCTGACCTTCGTCGTAGATGATATTCCGAGGAGGAGTCTCGCCTTCTATAAGCTTAAACGCCCACTCAACGGCAAGTTGGGCTTCCAAAATAGCATCTTGTGCAGCATCCGCCCAATTGTAACCATCTTTCAAATACTGCATTCCCGTTTCATCGCCATCAAAACTGACCACGGGGAAATGGTTAGGCTCTCCGATTTTCGCCCAACGACCATGCTGCTCCAGAACGGACCTGATGGGAGGCCACAGATAATCAGAAGGTGTAACAATGAGGTTCGCATCGGGATTCGCCTGCAAGGCATTCTGCAGCCCTTTCAGGGCCGTATCCAGCTTCCACTCGGTCGGGACTTCAGTCAACAGCTTGAACACATCCGGATTCTTGGCGATTGCATCAAGGTGGCCAGTCTTACGGAGCGCACCATTTTCATCACTCAGGTTACCAATCAAAAGTACTACCTTGTATGATTTTCCTTCGCGCCGCGCAATAGCGGCAAAGGCATTCAGAACCTCACTCGCCAGGGCCTTATTGTCCGCGATTACCTGGACATCGGGCAGAATATCACCGGATACGGATCGATTAATCATTACAATCGGCACACCCGCCGCCTTACACTTTTTGATGGACTTAACTACGGCGGAGCTATCTTTGGGAAAGCAAAGAATGGCGTCTACCCGCCGTGCGATCAGATTTTCAATTTGGACGTTTTGCTTCGCAGCATCACCTTCCGCCATAACTGAAATTATTTTCGCTCCCCTTTTCTCCGCCTCTTCGATTACTGCTGAGTGATTCACAACCAGCCATGCCGATTCCAGAGAATCATAGGACAAGCCCAGGGTAATGGATTTTGCGCCGCTTGCACCATCCTTTCCGTTGCCTCCGCAACCGGCAATCAGCCCTATGGACAGGGCAAATGCCGCAAGTTTTGTTATCATGTTCATAGGGTAATTTTCCTTAATTCCTGTTTTTCAATAGTTCTGCGAACCTTGCAGATGGCTCCCAGGACACCCACGGTGTCACCAAGGCTGGAAGCAATGACTTCGCATTTCGTCAGGTCCTTGAAAAGCAACCAGCAATTGTCTCGCATTGTTTGGTTGATGGTGTCCAGCACCCAACCACACCGTTCGGCAAGTCCGCCCACAATCACGATTTTTTCCGGTTGCATCGTCAAAACCAGATTGGCACATAAGCGGCCGATTAGAACCGCAACTCGTTTCAGTATCGCTATTGCCACCTCGTCGCCACCTTCGGACGCCTCAAAAACCATATGGGAAGTCACCTTCTCAGGATCGTTGCCACACATTTCCCGTAGGAGGGTTTGGCTGCCACTCTGGACGGCCAGGCGTCCGTGTTTAGCAATGCCACCACCGCTCACCAGGGCATCTACGCAGCCGCTGGCTCCGCACAGGCAGGGCCAGTCGTCATCGCTGACCCGTGAATGT
The sequence above is drawn from the Verrucomicrobiota bacterium genome and encodes:
- a CDS encoding ABC transporter permease, translating into MQSNKRRHGSEYLSLLTRYGIYVVFVLLLIAFSLVNSRFLTIANILLILQQASPLGIAVVGMVFVLLVVGIDISVGRSMFFISTLVGYLVTTTHLIPEAYFADARGLCLVLGIVLTLGCAVGYINGVLVTRFCILPFIVTLATGSILRGLGLKLSGSASINVSVLGGLSNGRLGPVPYVLIIFILVLIVFDYVLRHTAYGRHLLAIGDSPGNAERTGIKVNRNIIIAYMVCGGLGALGGILSAGQIGSVAAGFGEGNEFIVISAAVLGGTSLFGGKGNIIPGAIIGILLITTIMNGLAMMNASPFLYTIVRGVIIFFAIALDSMQHKGELR
- a CDS encoding sugar ABC transporter ATP-binding protein, which gives rise to MRKSFTGVQVLHGLNFDLKKGEVLGLIGENGAGKSTLMNIIGGVLPMDSGSMELAGEPYAPRSPLVATEMGIAFIHQELNLFTNLTVAENLFIDCFPKNRVGAIDRKKMRRLSEVCMDRFSLPVTPDTKVRSLPTGIRQMVEISKGLMKNARIMIFDEPTTSLSRREKEDLFKTIDDLKDKGISIIYISHILEDVFRLCDRITVLRDGRIIETKATTEFSESELIKCMVGREMTQVFPSIEKEIQDTVLLDAKNIRCADKVKGVSLSLKAGEIVGLYGLMGAGRTDLAKVLFGVQPMDEGEVTLHSRKHSHLNPEVCIKQDVAFITEDRHHEGLLMTKSIDENLSLVKMSRLSNRIGVVDVKEKEKHNLKAIKDLKIKVSDYRHQLANSLSGGNQQKVVFGKWVMNDPKIFILDEPTRGVDVGAKFEIYSIIIDLAKSGSAVLFISSEIEELIGTCDRILVMKDGRVTGDIPKSEYDREKILQLALLGK
- a CDS encoding ABC transporter permease; this translates as MKNHLSGLFRDMPILPLLIVSFVLAIFFVPHFFSVYNLKNYLLQSADLLIISCGLTFVVLNGGIDFSVTSILALGSVVGAYIMALSPLAGQPALSIPIAILAMMSIGVLVGLLNGFSVVKLKMPSFVATLATQLIVLGLAVQFASMVSESSSITGLPEAFFVLGGEGKYFLVPILIAFSIWLISNWLLNRTIFGKRVFAIGVNPKASFISGIPVKKTIIMLMVISGLLAGIASIIATARNQVGMASLGDQMFLTTIASVIVGGTSTSGGFGGVNKTLLGVLFITLLNNTMNLLGVGWYTIMIVLGVLVVVSAMSSYVLNHRKRVS
- a CDS encoding sugar ABC transporter substrate-binding protein — translated: MNMITKLAAFALSIGLIAGCGGNGKDGASGAKSITLGLSYDSLESAWLVVNHSAVIEEAEKRGAKIISVMAEGDAAKQNVQIENLIARRVDAILCFPKDSSAVVKSIKKCKAAGVPIVMINRSVSGDILPDVQVIADNKALASEVLNAFAAIARREGKSYKVVLLIGNLSDENGALRKTGHLDAIAKNPDVFKLLTEVPTEWKLDTALKGLQNALQANPDANLIVTPSDYLWPPIRSVLEQHGRWAKIGEPNHFPVVSFDGDETGMQYLKDGYNWADAAQDAILEAQLAVEWAFKLIEGETPPRNIIYDEGQIVTIDNFKEAAPTVWSYSLLK
- a CDS encoding ROK family protein, translating into FGKTNVRFAIAAEQPELKYFTKRSYLRGSPEEMHRQIVEGVDRALKETGNKRHDILGIGIDVPAVVNRETGAILWGPDWDFMEGISLTRPIAERFGVPVVADVDTVAATWGEHWAGVGKTCNRFAVLTWGTGLGAGLVIDGEVQEYPDNLFPEFGHSRVSDDDWPCLCGASGCVDALVSGGGIAKHGRLAVQSGSQTLLREMCGNDPEKVTSHMVFEASEGGDEVAIAILKRVAVLIGRLCANLVLTMQPEKIVIVGGLAERCGWVLDTINQTMRDNCWLLFKDLTKCEVIASSLGDTVGVLGAICKVRRTIEKQELRKITL